The proteins below are encoded in one region of Apium graveolens cultivar Ventura chromosome 4, ASM990537v1, whole genome shotgun sequence:
- the LOC141720388 gene encoding crossover junction endonuclease EME1-like isoform X2, with amino-acid sequence MSQPDPVNILSDDETETLEIPDSTPISFYSKRRRTLFHSKSTAAVFLIDDDPTPRKTSASTPETPMSLLHNSGPVVVRCSKIVSDPKPSGIAELIHLESDNESDSYGGAGNRKQDAVPCATSEVESYSKFDSRCSESQFSLGNKGNVSVTPMYGERSVDLTYPEYEIPQVHGHFEQELDELHPFSDVLRTECTSRGEVNEENDMGKLKGKQRKTKEDKLRMMEEKRLQKEREKLQKAALKAEALEMKKVQKEKQKWEKGKLALKSIVAKIDTKVVEIGSVGGSLLSRFSEKGIAYRITSNPIERSIVWMMNVPDEISQLPPSRVEIPYVLLVYEADEFCNLVMNQSLMGHVSRVQSRYPTHTVCYLTNKLQSYINKREQGQYKDPNKFSGWKRPPVEEVLSRLTTHFSKVHSRQCIDEAELAEHVVGLTCSLASCQFRKKLTPLSINANGSIVPKDCPDKILIKKNLWLKALVAIPKVQPRFAIAIWKKYPTMKSLLRVYMDPSKSD; translated from the exons ATGTCTCAACCAGACCCTGTAAACATTCTCTCCGACGACGAAACGGAAACCCTAGAAATCCCCGATTCAACTCCGATCTCTTTCTATTCCAAGCGTCGGAGAACTCTCTTCCATTCCAAATCTACCGCCGCTGTCTTCCTCATCGATGATGATCCTACTCCTCGCAAAACCTCCGCTTCTACGCCCGAGACTCCGATGTCTCTTTTGCACAATTCCGGTCCTGTTGTTGTTCGCTGCTCCAAAATTGTCTCCGATCCCAAACCTTCCG GAATTGCTGAATTGATTCATTTGGAGTCTGATAATGAATCAGACAGCTATGGTGGTGCTGGAAATAGAAAGCAAGATGCAGTGCCTTGTGCTACTTCTGAAGTAGAAAGTTATTCCAAATTTGATTCTAGATGTAGTGAATCACAGTTTTCTCTTGGTAATAAAG GAAATGTTAGCGTGACACCAATGTATGGTGAGAGGTCTGTGGATCTAACATATCCAGAATATGAAATACCTCAG GTGCATGGTCATTTTGAGCAAGAATTGGATGAGCTGCATCCTTTCTCTGATGTCTTGAGAACTGAATGTACAAGTAGAGGTGAAGTAAACGAAGAAAATGACATGGGCAAACTGAAGGGTAAGCAGAGGAAAACAAAAGAGGATAAACTTCGTATGATGGAAGAGAAGAGACTTCAGAAAGAA CGAGAGAAATTGCAAAAAGCAGCACTGAAAGCTGAAGCTCTTGAGatgaagaaagttcagaaagAAAAGCAAAAGTGGGAAAAAGGAAAGCTTGCTCTGAAGTCCATAGTGGCTAAGATTGACACTAAAGTAGTAGAAATAGGATCAGTTGGAG GAAGTCTGCTGAGCAGGTTTTCAGAAAAAGGTATTGCATACCGTATAACATCAAATCCAATTGAAAGATCCATCGTGTGGATGATGAATGTTCCAGATGAAATTTCACAG CTTCCCCCCAGTAGAGTTGAAATTCCATATGTTTTGCTGGTCTACGAGGCAGATGAGTTTTGTAATCTTGTCATGAATCAGTCTTTAATGGGTCATGTTTCACGTGTGCAAAGCCGCTATCCAACTCACACAGTGTGCTACCTTACTAACAAGCTTCAGTCATACATCAATAAAAG GGAACAAGGGCAGTACAAGGACCCAAACAAATTCAGTGGTTGGAAGCGTCCTCCTGTTGAGGAG GTGCTATCAAGATTGACCACACATTTTTCAAAAGTACATTCAAGGCAATGCATAGATGAAGCTGAATTAGCAGAACATGTTGTTGGCTTGACTTGCAGCCTAGCGTCTTGCCAATTTAG AAAGAAGTTAACCCCACTGTCCATAAATGCCAACGGATCAATTGTCCCCAAGGATTGCCCTGACAAAATTCTCATAAAGAAGAACTTGTG GTTAAAAGCATTGGTAGCAATTCCAAAGGTTCAGCCACGATTTGCCATTGCAA